One Ostrea edulis chromosome 2, xbOstEdul1.1, whole genome shotgun sequence genomic region harbors:
- the LOC125681055 gene encoding uncharacterized protein LOC125681055 isoform X6 yields the protein MSIWWIISGLDWISGKINQFTIIFRKWLGCCTCTLGWMWCLFKQLCCCIYGKPKNCIRFLHSQVCCCTHRADKRYMYQREAEKLQEECRNLKIRLSHREEILNDERREKKTFISKFEEERKEKEKALTRLSSIAGDKLRVNNPGIADLSDENRPNKLGEKFSELYDNEWTEAYESLEDVGVDEEEIIKKLLDILKEVYTCCQHYAKAQRHRLIQVISLPSRSDEQSQDAATPEKVMSKVVDLQKQTVSIALSDVKNTIITTRSEFADTEVKQKYTVRCMQLC from the exons ATGTCGATTTGGTGGATAATCTCAGGGTTGGACTGGATCTCGGGAAAAATAAATCA ATTTACAATCATATTTAGAAAATGGCTCGggtgttgtacatgtaccttgGGATGGATGTGGTGCCTCTTTAAACAACTATGTTGTTGTATTTACGGAAAACCCAAGAACTGCATCAGATTCTTACATTCACAAGTTTGTTGTTGTACACACCGAGCGGATAAAAG atacatgtaccagcGTGAAGCAGAAAAACTTCAGGAGGAATGTAGAAATCTAAAAATCAG ACTCAGTCATAGAgaagaaatattaaatgatGAACGACGggaaaagaaaacatttatatCCAA ATTTGAAGAAGAAAGGAAAGAAAAGGAGAAAGCACTAACAAG ATTAAGTTCTATTGCTGGGGATAAATTAAGGGTAAATAACCCTGGAATAGCTGATCTGTCAGACGAAAATCGACCAAACAAATTAGGAGAAAAGTTCAGCGAGCTCTATGACAACGAATGGACAGAGGCATACGAAAGTTTAGAAGATGTTGGTGTTGATGAGGAAGAGATAATAAAAAAGCTTTTGGACATTTTAAAG GAGGTTTACACTTGCTGTCAGCACTATGCCAAAGCCCAGAGACACAGACTGATTCAGGTCATCTCACTACCTTCCAGATCCGATGAGCAATCACAG GATGCTGCAACACCTGAGAAGGTGATGTCCAAGGTGGTCGATCTTCAAAAACAGACGGTGTCAATTGCTCTATCCGATGTAAAGAATACAATA ATTACAACCAGATCAGAATTTGCAGACACCGAAGTAAAACAGAAGTACACGGTCCGTTGCATGCAGCTGTGCTGA
- the LOC125681055 gene encoding uncharacterized protein LOC125681055 isoform X9, giving the protein MSIWWIISGLDWISGKINQYMYQREAEKLQEECRNLKIRLSDSQAEVRTLESKLSHREEILNDERREKKTFISKFEEERKEKEKALTRLSSIAGDKLRVNNPGIADLSDENRPNKLGEKFSELYDNEWTEAYESLEDVGVDEEEIIKKLLDILKEVYTCCQHYAKAQRHRLIQVISLPSRSDEQSQDAATPEKVMSKVVDLQKQTVSIALSDVKNTIITTRSEFADTEVKQKYTVRCMQLC; this is encoded by the exons ATGTCGATTTGGTGGATAATCTCAGGGTTGGACTGGATCTCGGGAAAAATAAATCA atacatgtaccagcGTGAAGCAGAAAAACTTCAGGAGGAATGTAGAAATCTAAAAATCAG ATTATCTGATAGTCAGGCAGAAGTGCGAACTCTGGAATCAAa ACTCAGTCATAGAgaagaaatattaaatgatGAACGACGggaaaagaaaacatttatatCCAA ATTTGAAGAAGAAAGGAAAGAAAAGGAGAAAGCACTAACAAG ATTAAGTTCTATTGCTGGGGATAAATTAAGGGTAAATAACCCTGGAATAGCTGATCTGTCAGACGAAAATCGACCAAACAAATTAGGAGAAAAGTTCAGCGAGCTCTATGACAACGAATGGACAGAGGCATACGAAAGTTTAGAAGATGTTGGTGTTGATGAGGAAGAGATAATAAAAAAGCTTTTGGACATTTTAAAG GAGGTTTACACTTGCTGTCAGCACTATGCCAAAGCCCAGAGACACAGACTGATTCAGGTCATCTCACTACCTTCCAGATCCGATGAGCAATCACAG GATGCTGCAACACCTGAGAAGGTGATGTCCAAGGTGGTCGATCTTCAAAAACAGACGGTGTCAATTGCTCTATCCGATGTAAAGAATACAATA ATTACAACCAGATCAGAATTTGCAGACACCGAAGTAAAACAGAAGTACACGGTCCGTTGCATGCAGCTGTGCTGA
- the LOC125681062 gene encoding uncharacterized protein LOC125681062, whose product MEQATSRPKRRKVGESRGRSATPRRSATQSTSVGRIPRGKARSQTRVASDTHSRPTLGAGQGTKPEHINTATQVANEHGDTPVPISVGNQNLTAESMTQMLAAAIPVIIQTVVSVLQNSGMLPGGILQQNNSSTQPNLLESSPATGSTTDEAAAQNVGDGNGANEGANKSPNLSIAQELLVW is encoded by the exons ATGGAACAGGCCACTTCACGTCCAAAGCGGAGGAAGGTGGGGGAGTCTCGTGGGAGAAGCGCAACACCTAGGAGGAGCGCAACACAATCAACGTCCGTAGGAAGAATCCCACGTGGCAAAGCAAGAAGTCAGACGCGAGTTGCCTCAGACACTCACAGTAGACCGACTCTAGGCGCAGGGCAAGGTACAAAACCTGAACATATAAACACAGCTACACAAGTGGCCAATGAACATGGAGACACACCTGTTCCAATTTCTGTGGGCAACCAGAACCTGACTGCTGAGTCGATGACACAGATGTTAGCAGCAGCCATCCCGGTCATTATACAAACTGTTGTTTCAGTCCTACAGAACAGTGGTATGTTGCCTGGTGGAATATTACAACAGAACAACTCAAGTACCCAGCCTAACCTATTGGAGAGCAGTCCTGCCACTGGAAGTACCACTGACGAGGCTGCCGCGCAGAATGTGGGTGATGGAAATGGTGCCAATGAAGGAGCGAATAAGTCCCCAAATCTTAGTATTGCACAAGAACTGTTAG TTTGGTAA
- the LOC125681059 gene encoding uncharacterized protein LOC125681059 isoform X2, with protein sequence MCCLCWITSKLNNFKEWLLGKPKQVFYKRRVLESNEHEEPCKYQREAEKLKEEYRNLEIRLSDSQAEVRNLESKFSRTEEILNDVRREKKTLLYKFEEEKQRKEKALTRLSTIAGDKLRVNNPRIADLSDENRPIKLGEKFSELYDNEWTDAYESLEDVGVDEEKIIKELLDILKEVYTCCQHYAKAQRHRLIHAITLPSRSDEQSQDATTPAIVVSKVVELQKQTASIAISDVKNTIITTRSEVADTEVKQKYTVRCMQLCWMMAIQDPPMLLHFGPAQNEDFDKNVFRLYTKQGNRVDFIVWPALVLHVNGPIVQKGVLQPKPS encoded by the exons ATGTGTTGTTTGTGTTGGATAACCTCAAAGTTGAATAACTTCAAAGAATGGCTGTTAGGAAAACCAAAGCAGGTGTTCTATAAAAGACGAGTGCTCGAAAGCAACGAGCACGAGGAACCGTGCAA ATACCAGCGGGAAGCAGAAAAACTTAAGGAGGAATATAGAAATCTAGAAATCAG ATTATCTGATAGCCAGGCAGAAGTGAGAAATCTGGAATCAAA ATTCAGTCGCACAgaagaaatattaaatgatGTACGACGAGAAAAGAAAACGCTGCTGTACAA atttgaagaagaaaaacaaagaaaagaaaaagccCTAACCAG ATTAAGCACTATTGCTGGGGATAAATTAAGGGTAAATAACCCTCGAATAGCTGATCTATCAGACGAAAATCGACCAATCAAACTAGGAGAAAAGTTCAGCGAACTCTACGACAACGAGTGGACGGATGCATACGAAAGTTTAGAAGATGTTGGTGTCGACGAGGAAAAGATAATAAAAGAGCTTTTGGACATTTTAAAG GAGGTTTACACTTGCTGTCAACACTATGCCAAAGCCCAGAGACACAGACTGATTCATGCCATCACACTACCTTCCAGATCCGACGAGCAatcacag GATGCTACAACGCCCGCAATCGTGGTGTCCAAGGTGGTTGAACTTCAAAAACAGACAGCGTCGATTGCTATATCTGATGTAAAGAATACAATC ATTACAACCAGATCAGAAGTTGCAGACACCGAAGTTAAACAGAAGTACACGGTCCGTTGCATGCAGCTGTGCTGGATGATGGCAATACAGGACCCTCCAATGTTGCTCCATTTTGGGCCGGCACAAAATgaagattttgataaaaatgtgtTCAGATTGTACACAAAGCAAGGCAACAGAGTAGATTTCATTGTTTGGCCAGCTTTAGTTTTGCATGTTAACGGGCCCATTGTTCAGAAAGGTGTTCTTCAACCGAAGCCAAGCTGA
- the LOC125681055 gene encoding uncharacterized protein LOC125681055 isoform X4 encodes MSIWWIISGLDWISGKINQFTIIFRKWLGCCTCTLGWMWCLFKQLCCCIYGKPKNCIRFLHSQVCCCTHRADKRYMYQREAEKLQEECRNLKIRLSDSQAEVRTLESKLSHREEILNDERREKKTFISKFEEERKEKEKALTRLSSIAGDKLRVNNPGIADLSDENRPNKLGEKFSELYDNEWTEAYESLEDVGVDEEEIIKKLLDILKEVYTCCQHYAKAQRHRLIQVISLPSRSDEQSQDAATPEKVMSKVVDLQKQTVSIALSDVKNTIITTRSEFADTEVKQKYTVRCMQLC; translated from the exons ATGTCGATTTGGTGGATAATCTCAGGGTTGGACTGGATCTCGGGAAAAATAAATCA ATTTACAATCATATTTAGAAAATGGCTCGggtgttgtacatgtaccttgGGATGGATGTGGTGCCTCTTTAAACAACTATGTTGTTGTATTTACGGAAAACCCAAGAACTGCATCAGATTCTTACATTCACAAGTTTGTTGTTGTACACACCGAGCGGATAAAAG atacatgtaccagcGTGAAGCAGAAAAACTTCAGGAGGAATGTAGAAATCTAAAAATCAG ATTATCTGATAGTCAGGCAGAAGTGCGAACTCTGGAATCAAa ACTCAGTCATAGAgaagaaatattaaatgatGAACGACGggaaaagaaaacatttatatCCAA ATTTGAAGAAGAAAGGAAAGAAAAGGAGAAAGCACTAACAAG ATTAAGTTCTATTGCTGGGGATAAATTAAGGGTAAATAACCCTGGAATAGCTGATCTGTCAGACGAAAATCGACCAAACAAATTAGGAGAAAAGTTCAGCGAGCTCTATGACAACGAATGGACAGAGGCATACGAAAGTTTAGAAGATGTTGGTGTTGATGAGGAAGAGATAATAAAAAAGCTTTTGGACATTTTAAAG GAGGTTTACACTTGCTGTCAGCACTATGCCAAAGCCCAGAGACACAGACTGATTCAGGTCATCTCACTACCTTCCAGATCCGATGAGCAATCACAG GATGCTGCAACACCTGAGAAGGTGATGTCCAAGGTGGTCGATCTTCAAAAACAGACGGTGTCAATTGCTCTATCCGATGTAAAGAATACAATA ATTACAACCAGATCAGAATTTGCAGACACCGAAGTAAAACAGAAGTACACGGTCCGTTGCATGCAGCTGTGCTGA
- the LOC125681055 gene encoding uncharacterized protein LOC125681055 isoform X7 has product MSIWWIISGLDWISGKINQYMYQREAEKLQEECRNLKIRYQREVEKLQEECRNLEIRLSDSQAEVRTLESKLSHREEILNDERREKKTFISKFEEERKEKEKALTRLSSIAGDKLRVNNPGIADLSDENRPNKLGEKFSELYDNEWTEAYESLEDVGVDEEEIIKKLLDILKEVYTCCQHYAKAQRHRLIQVISLPSRSDEQSQDAATPEKVMSKVVDLQKQTVSIALSDVKNTIITTRSEFADTEVKQKYTVRCMQLC; this is encoded by the exons ATGTCGATTTGGTGGATAATCTCAGGGTTGGACTGGATCTCGGGAAAAATAAATCA atacatgtaccagcGTGAAGCAGAAAAACTTCAGGAGGAATGTAGAAATCTAAAAATCAG ATACCAGCGTGAAGTAGAAAAACTTCAGGAGGAATGTAGAAATCTAGAAATCAG ATTATCTGATAGTCAGGCAGAAGTGCGAACTCTGGAATCAAa ACTCAGTCATAGAgaagaaatattaaatgatGAACGACGggaaaagaaaacatttatatCCAA ATTTGAAGAAGAAAGGAAAGAAAAGGAGAAAGCACTAACAAG ATTAAGTTCTATTGCTGGGGATAAATTAAGGGTAAATAACCCTGGAATAGCTGATCTGTCAGACGAAAATCGACCAAACAAATTAGGAGAAAAGTTCAGCGAGCTCTATGACAACGAATGGACAGAGGCATACGAAAGTTTAGAAGATGTTGGTGTTGATGAGGAAGAGATAATAAAAAAGCTTTTGGACATTTTAAAG GAGGTTTACACTTGCTGTCAGCACTATGCCAAAGCCCAGAGACACAGACTGATTCAGGTCATCTCACTACCTTCCAGATCCGATGAGCAATCACAG GATGCTGCAACACCTGAGAAGGTGATGTCCAAGGTGGTCGATCTTCAAAAACAGACGGTGTCAATTGCTCTATCCGATGTAAAGAATACAATA ATTACAACCAGATCAGAATTTGCAGACACCGAAGTAAAACAGAAGTACACGGTCCGTTGCATGCAGCTGTGCTGA
- the LOC125681055 gene encoding uncharacterized protein LOC125681055 isoform X5: MSIWWIISGLDWISGKINQKWLGCCTCTLGWMWCLFKQLCCCIYGKPKNCIRFLHSQVCCCTHRADKRYMYQREAEKLQEECRNLKIRYQREVEKLQEECRNLEIRLSHREEILNDERREKKTFISKFEEERKEKEKALTRLSSIAGDKLRVNNPGIADLSDENRPNKLGEKFSELYDNEWTEAYESLEDVGVDEEEIIKKLLDILKEVYTCCQHYAKAQRHRLIQVISLPSRSDEQSQDAATPEKVMSKVVDLQKQTVSIALSDVKNTIITTRSEFADTEVKQKYTVRCMQLC; the protein is encoded by the exons ATGTCGATTTGGTGGATAATCTCAGGGTTGGACTGGATCTCGGGAAAAATAAATCA AAAATGGCTCGggtgttgtacatgtaccttgGGATGGATGTGGTGCCTCTTTAAACAACTATGTTGTTGTATTTACGGAAAACCCAAGAACTGCATCAGATTCTTACATTCACAAGTTTGTTGTTGTACACACCGAGCGGATAAAAG atacatgtaccagcGTGAAGCAGAAAAACTTCAGGAGGAATGTAGAAATCTAAAAATCAG ATACCAGCGTGAAGTAGAAAAACTTCAGGAGGAATGTAGAAATCTAGAAATCAG ACTCAGTCATAGAgaagaaatattaaatgatGAACGACGggaaaagaaaacatttatatCCAA ATTTGAAGAAGAAAGGAAAGAAAAGGAGAAAGCACTAACAAG ATTAAGTTCTATTGCTGGGGATAAATTAAGGGTAAATAACCCTGGAATAGCTGATCTGTCAGACGAAAATCGACCAAACAAATTAGGAGAAAAGTTCAGCGAGCTCTATGACAACGAATGGACAGAGGCATACGAAAGTTTAGAAGATGTTGGTGTTGATGAGGAAGAGATAATAAAAAAGCTTTTGGACATTTTAAAG GAGGTTTACACTTGCTGTCAGCACTATGCCAAAGCCCAGAGACACAGACTGATTCAGGTCATCTCACTACCTTCCAGATCCGATGAGCAATCACAG GATGCTGCAACACCTGAGAAGGTGATGTCCAAGGTGGTCGATCTTCAAAAACAGACGGTGTCAATTGCTCTATCCGATGTAAAGAATACAATA ATTACAACCAGATCAGAATTTGCAGACACCGAAGTAAAACAGAAGTACACGGTCCGTTGCATGCAGCTGTGCTGA
- the LOC125681059 gene encoding uncharacterized protein LOC125681059 isoform X1 — MHQTENSSVRSDRKPASSYEYTRVGIYYDDDDEEPLINIQENRMCCLCWITSKLNNFKEWLLGKPKQVFYKRRVLESNEHEEPCKYQREAEKLKEEYRNLEIRLSDSQAEVRNLESKFSRTEEILNDVRREKKTLLYKFEEEKQRKEKALTRLSTIAGDKLRVNNPRIADLSDENRPIKLGEKFSELYDNEWTDAYESLEDVGVDEEKIIKELLDILKEVYTCCQHYAKAQRHRLIHAITLPSRSDEQSQDATTPAIVVSKVVELQKQTASIAISDVKNTIITTRSEVADTEVKQKYTVRCMQLCWMMAIQDPPMLLHFGPAQNEDFDKNVFRLYTKQGNRVDFIVWPALVLHVNGPIVQKGVLQPKPS, encoded by the exons ATGCACCAAACAGAAAATTCTTCTGTGAG GTCGGATAGAAAACCTGCCAGTTCCTACGAGTACACAAGAGTTGGAATATACTACGATGACGACGATGAGGAGCCACTaataaatattcaagaaaacaGAATGTGTTGTTTGTGTTGGATAACCTCAAAGTTGAATAACTTCAAAGAATGGCTGTTAGGAAAACCAAAGCAGGTGTTCTATAAAAGACGAGTGCTCGAAAGCAACGAGCACGAGGAACCGTGCAA ATACCAGCGGGAAGCAGAAAAACTTAAGGAGGAATATAGAAATCTAGAAATCAG ATTATCTGATAGCCAGGCAGAAGTGAGAAATCTGGAATCAAA ATTCAGTCGCACAgaagaaatattaaatgatGTACGACGAGAAAAGAAAACGCTGCTGTACAA atttgaagaagaaaaacaaagaaaagaaaaagccCTAACCAG ATTAAGCACTATTGCTGGGGATAAATTAAGGGTAAATAACCCTCGAATAGCTGATCTATCAGACGAAAATCGACCAATCAAACTAGGAGAAAAGTTCAGCGAACTCTACGACAACGAGTGGACGGATGCATACGAAAGTTTAGAAGATGTTGGTGTCGACGAGGAAAAGATAATAAAAGAGCTTTTGGACATTTTAAAG GAGGTTTACACTTGCTGTCAACACTATGCCAAAGCCCAGAGACACAGACTGATTCATGCCATCACACTACCTTCCAGATCCGACGAGCAatcacag GATGCTACAACGCCCGCAATCGTGGTGTCCAAGGTGGTTGAACTTCAAAAACAGACAGCGTCGATTGCTATATCTGATGTAAAGAATACAATC ATTACAACCAGATCAGAAGTTGCAGACACCGAAGTTAAACAGAAGTACACGGTCCGTTGCATGCAGCTGTGCTGGATGATGGCAATACAGGACCCTCCAATGTTGCTCCATTTTGGGCCGGCACAAAATgaagattttgataaaaatgtgtTCAGATTGTACACAAAGCAAGGCAACAGAGTAGATTTCATTGTTTGGCCAGCTTTAGTTTTGCATGTTAACGGGCCCATTGTTCAGAAAGGTGTTCTTCAACCGAAGCCAAGCTGA
- the LOC125681055 gene encoding uncharacterized protein LOC125681055 isoform X3 — protein sequence MSIWWIISGLDWISGKINQFTIIFRKWLGCCTCTLGWMWCLFKQLCCCIYGKPKNCIRFLHSQVCCCTHRADKRYMYQREAEKLQEECRNLKIRYQREVEKLQEECRNLEIRLSHREEILNDERREKKTFISKFEEERKEKEKALTRLSSIAGDKLRVNNPGIADLSDENRPNKLGEKFSELYDNEWTEAYESLEDVGVDEEEIIKKLLDILKEVYTCCQHYAKAQRHRLIQVISLPSRSDEQSQDAATPEKVMSKVVDLQKQTVSIALSDVKNTIITTRSEFADTEVKQKYTVRCMQLC from the exons ATGTCGATTTGGTGGATAATCTCAGGGTTGGACTGGATCTCGGGAAAAATAAATCA ATTTACAATCATATTTAGAAAATGGCTCGggtgttgtacatgtaccttgGGATGGATGTGGTGCCTCTTTAAACAACTATGTTGTTGTATTTACGGAAAACCCAAGAACTGCATCAGATTCTTACATTCACAAGTTTGTTGTTGTACACACCGAGCGGATAAAAG atacatgtaccagcGTGAAGCAGAAAAACTTCAGGAGGAATGTAGAAATCTAAAAATCAG ATACCAGCGTGAAGTAGAAAAACTTCAGGAGGAATGTAGAAATCTAGAAATCAG ACTCAGTCATAGAgaagaaatattaaatgatGAACGACGggaaaagaaaacatttatatCCAA ATTTGAAGAAGAAAGGAAAGAAAAGGAGAAAGCACTAACAAG ATTAAGTTCTATTGCTGGGGATAAATTAAGGGTAAATAACCCTGGAATAGCTGATCTGTCAGACGAAAATCGACCAAACAAATTAGGAGAAAAGTTCAGCGAGCTCTATGACAACGAATGGACAGAGGCATACGAAAGTTTAGAAGATGTTGGTGTTGATGAGGAAGAGATAATAAAAAAGCTTTTGGACATTTTAAAG GAGGTTTACACTTGCTGTCAGCACTATGCCAAAGCCCAGAGACACAGACTGATTCAGGTCATCTCACTACCTTCCAGATCCGATGAGCAATCACAG GATGCTGCAACACCTGAGAAGGTGATGTCCAAGGTGGTCGATCTTCAAAAACAGACGGTGTCAATTGCTCTATCCGATGTAAAGAATACAATA ATTACAACCAGATCAGAATTTGCAGACACCGAAGTAAAACAGAAGTACACGGTCCGTTGCATGCAGCTGTGCTGA
- the LOC125681055 gene encoding uncharacterized protein LOC125681055 isoform X1, whose protein sequence is MSIWWIISGLDWISGKINQFTIIFRKWLGCCTCTLGWMWCLFKQLCCCIYGKPKNCIRFLHSQVCCCTHRADKRYMYQREAEKLQEECRNLKIRYQREVEKLQEECRNLEIRLSDSQAEVRTLESKLSHREEILNDERREKKTFISKFEEERKEKEKALTRLSSIAGDKLRVNNPGIADLSDENRPNKLGEKFSELYDNEWTEAYESLEDVGVDEEEIIKKLLDILKEVYTCCQHYAKAQRHRLIQVISLPSRSDEQSQDAATPEKVMSKVVDLQKQTVSIALSDVKNTIITTRSEFADTEVKQKYTVRCMQLC, encoded by the exons ATGTCGATTTGGTGGATAATCTCAGGGTTGGACTGGATCTCGGGAAAAATAAATCA ATTTACAATCATATTTAGAAAATGGCTCGggtgttgtacatgtaccttgGGATGGATGTGGTGCCTCTTTAAACAACTATGTTGTTGTATTTACGGAAAACCCAAGAACTGCATCAGATTCTTACATTCACAAGTTTGTTGTTGTACACACCGAGCGGATAAAAG atacatgtaccagcGTGAAGCAGAAAAACTTCAGGAGGAATGTAGAAATCTAAAAATCAG ATACCAGCGTGAAGTAGAAAAACTTCAGGAGGAATGTAGAAATCTAGAAATCAG ATTATCTGATAGTCAGGCAGAAGTGCGAACTCTGGAATCAAa ACTCAGTCATAGAgaagaaatattaaatgatGAACGACGggaaaagaaaacatttatatCCAA ATTTGAAGAAGAAAGGAAAGAAAAGGAGAAAGCACTAACAAG ATTAAGTTCTATTGCTGGGGATAAATTAAGGGTAAATAACCCTGGAATAGCTGATCTGTCAGACGAAAATCGACCAAACAAATTAGGAGAAAAGTTCAGCGAGCTCTATGACAACGAATGGACAGAGGCATACGAAAGTTTAGAAGATGTTGGTGTTGATGAGGAAGAGATAATAAAAAAGCTTTTGGACATTTTAAAG GAGGTTTACACTTGCTGTCAGCACTATGCCAAAGCCCAGAGACACAGACTGATTCAGGTCATCTCACTACCTTCCAGATCCGATGAGCAATCACAG GATGCTGCAACACCTGAGAAGGTGATGTCCAAGGTGGTCGATCTTCAAAAACAGACGGTGTCAATTGCTCTATCCGATGTAAAGAATACAATA ATTACAACCAGATCAGAATTTGCAGACACCGAAGTAAAACAGAAGTACACGGTCCGTTGCATGCAGCTGTGCTGA
- the LOC125681055 gene encoding uncharacterized protein LOC125681055 isoform X8 — MSIWWIISGLDWISGKINQYMYQREAEKLQEECRNLKIRYQREVEKLQEECRNLEIRLSHREEILNDERREKKTFISKFEEERKEKEKALTRLSSIAGDKLRVNNPGIADLSDENRPNKLGEKFSELYDNEWTEAYESLEDVGVDEEEIIKKLLDILKEVYTCCQHYAKAQRHRLIQVISLPSRSDEQSQDAATPEKVMSKVVDLQKQTVSIALSDVKNTIITTRSEFADTEVKQKYTVRCMQLC, encoded by the exons ATGTCGATTTGGTGGATAATCTCAGGGTTGGACTGGATCTCGGGAAAAATAAATCA atacatgtaccagcGTGAAGCAGAAAAACTTCAGGAGGAATGTAGAAATCTAAAAATCAG ATACCAGCGTGAAGTAGAAAAACTTCAGGAGGAATGTAGAAATCTAGAAATCAG ACTCAGTCATAGAgaagaaatattaaatgatGAACGACGggaaaagaaaacatttatatCCAA ATTTGAAGAAGAAAGGAAAGAAAAGGAGAAAGCACTAACAAG ATTAAGTTCTATTGCTGGGGATAAATTAAGGGTAAATAACCCTGGAATAGCTGATCTGTCAGACGAAAATCGACCAAACAAATTAGGAGAAAAGTTCAGCGAGCTCTATGACAACGAATGGACAGAGGCATACGAAAGTTTAGAAGATGTTGGTGTTGATGAGGAAGAGATAATAAAAAAGCTTTTGGACATTTTAAAG GAGGTTTACACTTGCTGTCAGCACTATGCCAAAGCCCAGAGACACAGACTGATTCAGGTCATCTCACTACCTTCCAGATCCGATGAGCAATCACAG GATGCTGCAACACCTGAGAAGGTGATGTCCAAGGTGGTCGATCTTCAAAAACAGACGGTGTCAATTGCTCTATCCGATGTAAAGAATACAATA ATTACAACCAGATCAGAATTTGCAGACACCGAAGTAAAACAGAAGTACACGGTCCGTTGCATGCAGCTGTGCTGA
- the LOC125681055 gene encoding uncharacterized protein LOC125681055 isoform X2: MSIWWIISGLDWISGKINQKWLGCCTCTLGWMWCLFKQLCCCIYGKPKNCIRFLHSQVCCCTHRADKRYMYQREAEKLQEECRNLKIRYQREVEKLQEECRNLEIRLSDSQAEVRTLESKLSHREEILNDERREKKTFISKFEEERKEKEKALTRLSSIAGDKLRVNNPGIADLSDENRPNKLGEKFSELYDNEWTEAYESLEDVGVDEEEIIKKLLDILKEVYTCCQHYAKAQRHRLIQVISLPSRSDEQSQDAATPEKVMSKVVDLQKQTVSIALSDVKNTIITTRSEFADTEVKQKYTVRCMQLC; the protein is encoded by the exons ATGTCGATTTGGTGGATAATCTCAGGGTTGGACTGGATCTCGGGAAAAATAAATCA AAAATGGCTCGggtgttgtacatgtaccttgGGATGGATGTGGTGCCTCTTTAAACAACTATGTTGTTGTATTTACGGAAAACCCAAGAACTGCATCAGATTCTTACATTCACAAGTTTGTTGTTGTACACACCGAGCGGATAAAAG atacatgtaccagcGTGAAGCAGAAAAACTTCAGGAGGAATGTAGAAATCTAAAAATCAG ATACCAGCGTGAAGTAGAAAAACTTCAGGAGGAATGTAGAAATCTAGAAATCAG ATTATCTGATAGTCAGGCAGAAGTGCGAACTCTGGAATCAAa ACTCAGTCATAGAgaagaaatattaaatgatGAACGACGggaaaagaaaacatttatatCCAA ATTTGAAGAAGAAAGGAAAGAAAAGGAGAAAGCACTAACAAG ATTAAGTTCTATTGCTGGGGATAAATTAAGGGTAAATAACCCTGGAATAGCTGATCTGTCAGACGAAAATCGACCAAACAAATTAGGAGAAAAGTTCAGCGAGCTCTATGACAACGAATGGACAGAGGCATACGAAAGTTTAGAAGATGTTGGTGTTGATGAGGAAGAGATAATAAAAAAGCTTTTGGACATTTTAAAG GAGGTTTACACTTGCTGTCAGCACTATGCCAAAGCCCAGAGACACAGACTGATTCAGGTCATCTCACTACCTTCCAGATCCGATGAGCAATCACAG GATGCTGCAACACCTGAGAAGGTGATGTCCAAGGTGGTCGATCTTCAAAAACAGACGGTGTCAATTGCTCTATCCGATGTAAAGAATACAATA ATTACAACCAGATCAGAATTTGCAGACACCGAAGTAAAACAGAAGTACACGGTCCGTTGCATGCAGCTGTGCTGA